The Oceanispirochaeta sp. M1 genome has a window encoding:
- a CDS encoding DOMON domain-containing protein, whose product MKKKFFLILMICLLSIPAFSEQRIEEKGFILVWETEADKLVVTLSAETTGWIAFGIGATSVMRDANIIMLWVDDEMGIAMAEDHFGTGKFKHASDIDLGGSQDVQVLTGRQTEDTTEITFTIPLDSGDEYDTVLERGEVYRLLLASNKSDKITWKHNSKYAADIEIR is encoded by the coding sequence GTGAAAAAGAAGTTCTTTCTAATTTTAATGATATGCCTGTTAAGCATACCGGCATTTTCCGAGCAGAGAATTGAGGAAAAAGGATTTATTCTAGTCTGGGAAACAGAAGCAGATAAATTGGTCGTGACTCTCAGTGCCGAGACAACAGGATGGATTGCCTTCGGTATAGGGGCCACATCTGTCATGAGAGATGCCAATATCATAATGCTCTGGGTGGATGATGAGATGGGAATCGCAATGGCGGAAGATCATTTTGGAACAGGCAAGTTCAAACATGCCAGTGATATTGATCTTGGAGGCAGTCAGGACGTTCAGGTTCTTACAGGAAGACAGACAGAGGATACGACAGAAATCACATTCACAATTCCTCTGGATTCTGGAGATGAATACGACACAGTACTTGAGAGAGGAGAGGTCTACAGACTCCTCCTGGCTTCAAACAAGAGTGACAAAATCACCTGGAAACATAATAGTAAATACGCAGCTGATATAGAGATTCGATAA
- a CDS encoding CDP-alcohol phosphatidyltransferase family protein codes for MIDSVLRKYFQSFFDVLARGCQKLGLTPDQLTVAALILGAASALSILPGWYIPALILLWLSGLLDVLDGSLARLNGTSSPSGAFMDMIFDRLVEVFFVIAFAVSKPEASLAVMVFLGAVIFNFSTFMLAGSLFSNKGEKSIHYDPGLAERTETFLVFSLMLIFPSAGFGFLWIFNILIIITGIRRFFRILRAQKDENISSGSGGD; via the coding sequence ATGATTGATTCCGTGTTAAGAAAATATTTTCAGTCCTTCTTTGATGTTCTGGCCCGGGGCTGTCAGAAACTGGGGCTGACTCCCGATCAGCTGACAGTGGCTGCTCTGATTCTTGGCGCAGCTTCAGCTCTGAGCATTCTTCCGGGCTGGTATATTCCCGCCCTGATTCTTCTTTGGCTTTCGGGGCTCCTTGATGTTCTTGACGGATCACTTGCAAGACTCAACGGAACTTCATCCCCCTCGGGTGCCTTTATGGATATGATTTTTGACAGATTGGTTGAGGTCTTTTTCGTTATAGCCTTTGCCGTATCAAAGCCGGAAGCCTCACTGGCTGTTATGGTATTCCTGGGTGCGGTCATCTTCAATTTTTCCACTTTTATGCTGGCGGGTTCCCTTTTCAGCAATAAAGGAGAGAAGAGCATCCACTATGATCCGGGGCTGGCCGAGCGGACAGAGACATTTCTGGTCTTTTCATTGATGCTGATTTTTCCGTCAGCAGGATTCGGCTTTCTCTGGATCTTCAATATTCTGATTATCATTACAGGGATCAGACGGTTCTTCAGGATACTCAGAGCTCAGAAGGATGAGAATATTTCGTCCGGTTCCGGGGGAGATTAA
- a CDS encoding RNA polymerase sigma factor, producing MTEVLHKQEEPLLSLFLSKTGDHQESRDLLQDLYESVLKNLDTFAAVEDQSAWLFRAAHNKVIDWYRKRERNQILSLDKETLEERSLLELLVSPELDLEDRLIRDSLLQTLDFAIEALPDKLRRVVVAQALEGQTFRELSEEWDIPMGTLLSRKREALRLLAEALNEFSDVWEELIYYEN from the coding sequence ATGACTGAAGTACTACATAAACAGGAAGAGCCTCTGCTCAGTCTGTTCCTCAGCAAAACAGGTGACCACCAGGAGTCCCGGGATCTCCTTCAGGACCTCTATGAATCGGTTCTGAAAAATCTGGATACCTTTGCTGCAGTAGAGGATCAGAGCGCCTGGCTGTTCAGAGCCGCACATAACAAAGTCATTGACTGGTATAGAAAAAGAGAACGGAATCAGATTCTGAGTCTGGATAAGGAGACTCTGGAGGAGAGATCCCTGCTTGAGCTTCTTGTCAGCCCCGAGCTGGATCTTGAAGACCGGCTGATCAGGGACAGCCTTCTGCAGACCCTGGATTTTGCCATTGAAGCACTGCCTGACAAACTGCGCAGAGTTGTTGTGGCACAGGCTCTTGAGGGACAAACCTTCCGGGAGCTGTCAGAGGAGTGGGATATTCCTATGGGGACATTGCTCTCCAGGAAAAGGGAGGCACTCCGTCTTCTGGCAGAGGCTCTGAATGAGTTTTCTGATGTATGGGAGGAACTTATATACTATGAAAATTGA
- a CDS encoding GGDEF domain-containing protein, whose translation MKHSVDSTADQHYLFFLDKKMLLDPERILRIGRDSSCEIVLEERTVSRIHAEVFKEGEQFTIRDMESTNGIQVNYRGVKEHVLKDEDRITIGPFILVYRVLDHTMDVPIRSEENLLSETLVMESKIASILQSIDDDTVRNQLFELKHIINQSKEKLSRMAHIDRLTLLYNRRFFDDSISREVERARRYSQPLCLLLLDLDFFKKVNDLHGHQKGDLVLSEIASIISDNIRMNDIAARYGGEEMVVILPETSRENALTAAEKLRASIEKDSPVRTGLEITVSIGVAEFKAVDNAVQDLISRCDAALYNAKENGRNRVAYSEE comes from the coding sequence ATGAAACATAGTGTAGACTCCACAGCTGATCAGCATTACCTTTTCTTTCTGGATAAAAAGATGCTTCTGGACCCAGAGCGTATTCTCAGAATCGGCCGGGACAGCAGCTGTGAAATTGTTCTTGAAGAGAGAACAGTCTCAAGAATACATGCGGAAGTTTTCAAAGAGGGTGAACAATTCACTATCCGGGATATGGAGAGTACAAACGGTATTCAGGTCAATTACCGGGGGGTGAAGGAACATGTTCTCAAAGATGAGGATAGAATTACTATCGGTCCCTTTATACTTGTCTACAGAGTCCTGGATCATACCATGGATGTTCCCATTCGCTCAGAAGAAAACCTGCTCTCTGAAACTCTCGTGATGGAGAGCAAAATTGCCAGCATCCTTCAGTCCATCGATGACGATACGGTGCGGAATCAGCTTTTTGAGCTCAAGCATATTATCAACCAGTCTAAAGAGAAACTCTCCCGGATGGCCCATATCGACAGGCTTACTCTGCTTTATAACAGACGTTTTTTTGATGACAGTATCTCCCGGGAGGTTGAGCGTGCCAGACGTTACAGCCAGCCTCTCTGTCTTCTCCTGCTGGATCTCGATTTTTTCAAGAAGGTGAATGATCTCCACGGGCATCAGAAGGGGGATCTGGTTTTAAGTGAGATTGCCTCCATTATCAGTGATAATATCAGAATGAATGATATCGCCGCCCGTTACGGCGGGGAAGAAATGGTGGTTATTCTGCCTGAAACTTCTCGTGAGAACGCCCTTACTGCTGCGGAGAAACTAAGAGCCTCCATAGAAAAAGACAGCCCTGTGAGGACGGGTCTTGAGATTACCGTGAGCATAGGTGTTGCGGAGTTCAAGGCTGTGGATAATGCTGTTCAGGACCTGATCAGCAGGTGCGATGCAGCCCTTTATAATGCCAAGGAAAACGGCAGAAACAGAGTCGCCTATTCCGAAGAGTGA
- a CDS encoding TVP38/TMEM64 family protein: MTDKSYKKRLIYLAMIIALLTVIFLFTPAGRLLDIQTLLANKSALLESVQNWYLPSVLIFIALYIGVVALSIPGATVVTLTGGFLFGPLLSVLYINIGATIGAALIFIAARYFLGEMVQKKYSTQLEKFNREIEENGRNYMLTLRLIPIFPFFLVNLLSGMTTVPLRTFIWTTSLGIIPGSFAYAYLGYAGSTIEAGEGIPPQLILAMVFLGLLSLIPVVRKRVLNRRSESEGNES, from the coding sequence ATGACAGATAAATCTTACAAAAAAAGACTGATATACCTGGCAATGATTATTGCATTATTAACAGTGATATTTCTATTTACACCGGCAGGCAGACTGCTCGATATACAGACTCTCCTGGCAAATAAATCGGCTCTGCTGGAAAGTGTACAGAACTGGTATCTCCCCTCAGTACTGATATTCATAGCCCTGTACATAGGGGTTGTAGCCCTCTCCATTCCCGGTGCTACGGTGGTGACACTGACAGGTGGATTTCTCTTCGGTCCTCTGCTGTCGGTTCTTTATATCAATATCGGTGCCACCATTGGTGCAGCCCTCATCTTCATAGCCGCCCGTTATTTCCTGGGAGAGATGGTGCAGAAGAAGTACAGCACACAGCTGGAAAAGTTTAACAGGGAGATCGAGGAGAACGGCAGAAATTATATGCTGACTCTCCGTCTGATTCCCATATTCCCTTTCTTTCTGGTGAATCTTCTATCCGGTATGACTACTGTCCCCTTACGCACCTTCATCTGGACCACATCACTGGGAATCATCCCCGGTTCCTTTGCCTATGCCTATCTGGGCTATGCGGGATCAACAATTGAGGCAGGCGAAGGAATACCCCCTCAGCTTATTCTGGCTATGGTGTTTCTGGGGCTCCTCTCTCTGATACCTGTTGTTAGAAAGAGAGTACTTAACCGTAGATCCGAATCAGAAGGCAATGAGAGTTAA
- a CDS encoding sulfatase: MNDYIDGLTGKGSHCHDGLEGNPNILLVTMDMVPPEFYNGNRSMETPHQRSLAQEGVSFSQAFATSPLCGPSRTSILTGRFSYVTGNSERAHDGHAVHLRSEDIIWPEYLKSMGYHCRHIGKSHVGTEHFMRAFGENCSPWDRWSPPWYNEDLFIQFLMNKGLSRFTFSKEIRGMSWDGEKNGNSYGGWLADQKGKPFPEDAIYPSFLVDRTISTLDTRENKSVPFYMQLDFFGPHQPFAIPGGWEEREAEIRKDIEFPESWLQWEADGFPAETDDPRVYDLYRKNWGMKNRQDLEDYLVANQLQYEIMDKQLGRLLGYLKENDLYDNTMIIFTADHGEMNGKKGCVDKGAYLNPQTMQVPLYLKPAESQTVPKGKVVDTPSSLLDICPTVCEAAGLEIHERIDGVSLFETLKSGSRPDDKHVMFDVWNHVMPNPCVGLVFEEEGEACLYSYNSTSSRDELYRMDDAGQINNIINKDLKLKDTARKKMFYALSGDPRWEVYNCYFKLEYAEDLELKPGDNQKFE; encoded by the coding sequence ATGAATGATTATATAGACGGGTTAACCGGTAAAGGGTCCCATTGTCATGATGGTCTGGAAGGGAACCCCAATATCCTACTGGTTACCATGGATATGGTTCCTCCTGAATTTTATAATGGAAATCGTTCCATGGAGACTCCCCATCAAAGAAGCCTGGCACAGGAGGGTGTATCCTTTTCTCAGGCCTTTGCCACCTCTCCTTTATGCGGACCCTCCAGAACCTCCATTCTTACGGGACGCTTCTCCTATGTTACGGGAAACTCCGAGCGGGCTCATGATGGACATGCGGTTCATCTTCGCTCTGAAGATATTATCTGGCCCGAGTATCTGAAATCCATGGGTTATCACTGCCGGCACATCGGCAAATCTCATGTGGGGACCGAACACTTTATGCGGGCTTTCGGTGAGAACTGTTCTCCCTGGGATCGCTGGTCTCCACCCTGGTACAACGAAGATCTCTTTATTCAGTTTTTGATGAATAAGGGTCTTTCCAGATTCACCTTCTCCAAAGAGATCCGGGGGATGAGCTGGGACGGAGAGAAAAATGGTAACTCCTATGGGGGCTGGTTGGCAGATCAGAAGGGCAAACCCTTTCCCGAAGATGCTATTTATCCCTCATTCCTGGTGGACAGGACAATATCCACACTGGATACCAGGGAAAACAAATCTGTTCCCTTTTATATGCAGCTGGACTTTTTCGGTCCTCACCAGCCCTTTGCCATTCCTGGAGGATGGGAAGAGAGGGAAGCTGAAATCAGAAAGGACATTGAATTTCCAGAGAGCTGGCTTCAATGGGAGGCCGACGGATTTCCGGCAGAAACAGATGATCCCAGGGTATATGATCTCTATCGAAAGAACTGGGGTATGAAGAATCGTCAGGATCTTGAGGATTACCTTGTGGCCAATCAGCTGCAGTATGAAATTATGGATAAACAGCTGGGCAGGCTGCTGGGTTATCTGAAAGAGAATGACCTCTATGATAATACTATGATAATCTTCACTGCCGACCACGGCGAAATGAATGGTAAAAAGGGCTGTGTTGATAAGGGTGCCTACCTGAATCCTCAGACAATGCAGGTCCCTTTATATCTGAAACCCGCAGAGAGTCAGACTGTCCCGAAGGGAAAGGTTGTGGATACTCCTTCTTCCCTGCTGGATATCTGCCCCACAGTCTGTGAGGCTGCAGGGTTGGAAATTCATGAAAGAATTGACGGTGTGAGTCTGTTTGAGACTCTGAAAAGCGGAAGCAGACCGGATGACAAGCATGTGATGTTTGATGTGTGGAACCATGTCATGCCCAATCCCTGTGTAGGACTGGTCTTTGAAGAAGAGGGTGAAGCCTGTCTTTACAGCTATAACAGCACTTCAAGCAGAGATGAGCTGTATCGGATGGATGATGCCGGGCAGATCAACAATATAATTAATAAAGATCTGAAGCTGAAAGATACCGCCAGGAAGAAAATGTTTTACGCCCTTTCAGGCGATCCCCGATGGGAAGTGTATAACTGTTATTTTAAGCTGGAATACGCAGAGGACCTCGAGCTGAAGCCGGGGGATAATCAAAAATTCGAATAA
- a CDS encoding PGPGW domain-containing protein — protein sequence MDSLFSKMSFFNISELAELFGSRSDLIILLGSISLVTFAGTLILLPIFLIRIPEDYFLDSYVPPQKSRKSRLIFHLIKNLLGVIFLLMGIIMLFIPGQGLLTMVAGLWLMDLPGKRKLEIQMIRRRSIHSTIDLIRKKAGKASLKLPEKCDQRENGHSSE from the coding sequence ATGGACTCCTTATTCTCTAAGATGTCATTCTTCAACATATCAGAACTGGCTGAACTTTTCGGCAGTCGGAGTGATCTGATAATCCTATTGGGGTCTATATCCCTGGTCACATTTGCAGGAACCCTCATCCTTCTGCCGATTTTCCTTATCCGCATCCCGGAAGATTACTTTCTGGACAGCTATGTCCCTCCTCAAAAGAGCAGAAAATCCCGACTTATCTTCCATTTAATAAAAAACCTGCTGGGAGTTATTTTTCTGCTTATGGGAATCATAATGCTTTTTATCCCCGGACAGGGACTCCTGACCATGGTGGCCGGACTCTGGCTGATGGATCTGCCTGGAAAGAGAAAACTTGAGATACAGATGATCAGAAGAAGGTCGATTCACAGCACTATAGATCTCATAAGAAAAAAAGCCGGAAAGGCATCACTCAAACTGCCGGAGAAGTGTGATCAACGGGAAAACGGTCACTCTTCGGAATAG
- a CDS encoding radical SAM protein, which translates to MTILLINPPFCQLNTPYPGTAFLKAWLRKKGHQVHQADTGLETYLRLFSRKGLEEIVFSPLSAESFKKTIESNDSLKRIWQLRLQYCEVIEPVLSFLQGKDSTMATVLCRPGYLPEGERFSGREEEGDERYGSLGITDKARLRATLVLEDLADFYRLSSDENFGFSRYADHLAMSPPSFDTLYSKALDRDSHVSRIHREILKEKMELFKPDMVGFSVPFPGNLLESLRGAAFIKEEYPDVHLTLGGGYINTELRDISDIRISEFFDSLTLDDGEDTMEILCTYLKGENKREDLVRTWLPIEGEWRFFDGPPGYHIKHKERPAPDYSELPMEKYLSLVDRENPMHRLWSEGPWIKMMLAHGCYWKRCAFCDTSLDYIQRFDPGKASVLVDQIEELIESTGSRSFHFVDEAAPPSLMKEMALELIRRRCSISWWTNIRFEKNFTPQLCRLLARSGCIAISGGLEVASDRLLESIDKGVTVSQVSRVAASFRKAGIMVHAYLMYGFPGQNSQELIDSLDVVRQLFMHGLIQSAYWHHFALTAHSPVGLNPEKFGIKITGPQQRGFARNDLSYSQKSEDLSAYGKGLTAALYNYMRGEGFDLPLKKWFSFKIENPRVNRSLIKKIVEGENELELQDSSRLIWYEALPEQSEEGLIFRAGNYQELMHISPGESEFILKLLENCRPEAAVFTLKDFDSLAEGHGINGDSWLSGNLFQELMDYGLLIL; encoded by the coding sequence ATGACAATACTCCTGATAAACCCTCCTTTCTGCCAGCTGAATACACCCTATCCGGGGACGGCCTTTCTTAAGGCCTGGCTCAGAAAGAAGGGACATCAGGTACACCAGGCTGATACGGGGCTGGAGACCTATCTCCGCCTCTTCAGCCGTAAAGGACTGGAAGAGATTGTCTTCTCCCCGCTCTCAGCTGAATCATTCAAAAAAACGATAGAAAGCAATGACTCCCTTAAAAGAATCTGGCAGCTCAGACTACAGTACTGTGAAGTCATAGAACCTGTGCTCTCCTTTCTTCAGGGAAAAGACTCCACCATGGCCACAGTTCTGTGCCGCCCCGGCTATCTGCCTGAGGGGGAACGCTTTTCCGGTAGAGAGGAAGAAGGGGATGAACGCTATGGGAGCCTCGGCATTACAGACAAAGCCCGGCTGAGAGCCACCCTCGTCCTTGAAGACCTGGCTGATTTTTACAGGCTCAGCAGTGATGAAAATTTCGGCTTCAGCCGTTATGCCGATCATCTGGCCATGTCACCCCCCTCTTTCGATACTCTTTACTCAAAAGCCCTGGACCGGGATTCTCATGTCAGCCGGATTCACCGTGAGATTCTAAAGGAGAAGATGGAGCTTTTTAAACCGGATATGGTGGGATTTTCAGTCCCCTTCCCGGGAAATCTTCTTGAATCACTTCGTGGGGCTGCATTTATCAAAGAGGAATACCCCGATGTCCACCTGACTCTCGGGGGGGGGTATATAAATACAGAACTGAGAGACATTTCGGATATCAGGATCTCCGAATTTTTCGATTCCCTCACCCTGGATGACGGGGAAGATACCATGGAAATCCTCTGCACCTACCTTAAAGGGGAGAATAAGAGAGAAGATCTGGTCAGAACCTGGCTGCCCATTGAGGGAGAGTGGAGATTCTTCGATGGGCCTCCGGGATATCATATTAAGCATAAGGAGAGACCCGCACCGGATTACTCCGAGCTTCCGATGGAAAAATACCTCTCCCTGGTGGATAGAGAGAATCCCATGCATCGCCTGTGGAGTGAGGGGCCCTGGATCAAGATGATGCTGGCCCACGGCTGTTATTGGAAACGATGCGCCTTCTGCGATACATCACTTGATTATATCCAGCGCTTTGATCCCGGAAAAGCCTCGGTCCTGGTTGATCAGATAGAAGAACTGATTGAATCAACGGGATCAAGAAGTTTTCATTTTGTTGATGAAGCCGCTCCTCCGTCATTGATGAAGGAGATGGCTCTGGAGTTGATACGCCGAAGATGCAGTATCAGCTGGTGGACGAATATCCGTTTTGAAAAGAATTTCACCCCCCAGCTCTGCCGCCTCCTGGCACGCTCAGGATGTATAGCCATATCAGGGGGACTGGAAGTCGCCTCGGACCGTCTGCTGGAAAGTATAGACAAGGGTGTCACCGTATCACAGGTCAGCCGGGTGGCAGCCTCCTTCAGAAAGGCGGGAATCATGGTGCATGCCTATCTGATGTACGGCTTTCCCGGACAGAACTCACAGGAACTCATAGACTCTCTTGATGTGGTTAGACAGCTCTTTATGCACGGCCTGATACAGTCGGCCTACTGGCATCACTTTGCTCTGACAGCCCATAGTCCCGTGGGTCTCAATCCGGAAAAATTCGGAATAAAGATCACAGGCCCGCAGCAGAGAGGATTTGCCAGAAACGATCTGAGTTACAGCCAGAAATCTGAAGATCTCAGCGCCTATGGCAAGGGCCTTACGGCAGCCCTCTACAACTATATGAGAGGAGAAGGATTTGATCTTCCCCTGAAGAAATGGTTCAGTTTTAAAATAGAAAATCCCCGTGTAAACCGAAGCCTTATCAAGAAAATAGTGGAAGGGGAGAATGAACTTGAACTACAGGACTCAAGCCGGCTTATCTGGTATGAAGCTCTTCCTGAACAATCTGAAGAGGGGCTGATATTCAGAGCAGGAAACTACCAGGAACTGATGCACATATCTCCCGGGGAATCAGAGTTCATTCTGAAGCTGCTGGAGAACTGCCGGCCCGAAGCTGCGGTTTTCACTCTGAAGGATTTTGACTCACTGGCCGAAGGACATGGAATCAATGGAGATTCCTGGCTCTCGGGAAACCTGTTTCAGGAACTGATGGATTATGGACTCCTTATTCTCTAA
- a CDS encoding acetate--CoA ligase family protein: MSLKEIPMWHNQVHRILKAAEEDGRKELYEFEVYQILEAMDLQTPRYHFIQSETEINRSLLSEFGSSRIVMKIVSPQVAHKEKLGGVKVLYKDIDFLKYSFQAMRERFREQDIPVAGVLLVDFIEYSPELGNEVMIGFRESETFGPVISFSKGGSDAEHFASHFSAPNLVLPPLNKEWARALLSSTDIHKKYIQENKGDYLEQIIDVEMKFSELSTLFSNFFDGDDEFYFSDFEINPFVFDPDHRLIALDGYAVFDKKKDVQKTEIPSAESLDAFFHPRGIAVVGVSTSDSDRPGNIIASNLLKLGRKDIYCVNPKGEEVLLNGEKVKLYKDLKELPESAELVVVTVPAAAAPAVAAQAAQTDCRALLLIPGGFSESSHDKGPEEEILSLCRNKGIRIMGPNCLGIVYAGCAPADGKPGSKGINTFFIPEKKFRVDLSNKCNMALFSQSGALGLVELAQLRHAVSPKVVVSYGNQLDVGPCDLIAYWSKDPDIRVMGVYIEGFADGDGRRFFDIASQGLKDRNFAPIVVYKAGRTLEGKMATQSHTASMAGEYAVAKAAMKQAGLIVADTMADHLGYIKTFSMLTDKKAYGMRCAVVTNAGYEKANAADNLGRLELAELDKECQNRLSEILPDFVTVEPLLDLTPMVGDKLFVESIETLLNSDTVDCLLVSIVPHAGFLHTTDEEIEAYPDHIAAGIVELNKRMDKPLIVSLTATSGLDSEYNRMGQILESGGVPVFLSAEQAMRNLEEFVRYHKIREQNLLEEWIR; encoded by the coding sequence ATGAGTCTGAAAGAAATACCGATGTGGCATAACCAGGTTCACAGAATACTTAAGGCAGCAGAGGAAGACGGGCGTAAGGAACTGTATGAGTTCGAAGTCTATCAGATTCTGGAAGCCATGGATCTTCAAACTCCCCGCTATCATTTTATCCAGAGCGAAACAGAGATAAACCGCAGTCTTCTCTCGGAATTCGGCAGCAGCCGTATCGTAATGAAAATCGTATCTCCCCAGGTTGCCCATAAGGAAAAACTGGGAGGTGTAAAAGTTCTGTATAAGGACATTGATTTTCTCAAATACTCTTTTCAGGCAATGCGTGAAAGATTCAGGGAACAGGACATTCCCGTTGCGGGTGTACTCCTTGTGGATTTTATAGAATACAGCCCCGAACTGGGGAATGAGGTTATGATCGGATTCAGAGAGAGCGAGACCTTCGGTCCTGTAATCTCCTTCAGTAAGGGAGGTTCTGATGCCGAACACTTCGCCTCTCATTTTTCAGCCCCCAATCTGGTGCTCCCTCCTCTGAACAAAGAGTGGGCCAGAGCCCTCCTCTCCTCAACGGATATTCATAAGAAGTATATACAGGAGAACAAGGGAGACTACCTTGAACAGATAATTGATGTGGAAATGAAATTCAGTGAACTCTCCACCCTCTTTTCCAACTTTTTTGATGGGGATGATGAATTCTACTTCAGTGATTTTGAAATCAATCCCTTTGTTTTTGATCCTGATCACAGACTGATTGCCCTGGACGGCTATGCTGTATTTGACAAAAAAAAAGATGTACAGAAAACAGAAATACCATCGGCTGAAAGCCTTGATGCCTTCTTCCATCCACGGGGTATCGCAGTAGTAGGTGTCAGCACGAGCGATTCCGACAGGCCGGGAAATATAATTGCATCCAACCTTCTAAAACTGGGAAGAAAGGATATCTATTGTGTTAATCCCAAGGGCGAAGAAGTTCTATTGAATGGTGAGAAGGTAAAACTTTATAAGGATCTGAAAGAACTGCCGGAATCTGCAGAACTTGTGGTAGTGACAGTTCCCGCCGCGGCAGCACCGGCTGTGGCTGCCCAGGCGGCTCAGACCGACTGCCGGGCCCTGCTGCTAATCCCCGGAGGATTCAGTGAAAGCTCCCATGATAAAGGACCTGAGGAAGAGATACTGTCACTCTGCCGAAATAAGGGAATCCGGATTATGGGTCCGAACTGTCTTGGTATTGTCTATGCAGGCTGTGCCCCTGCAGACGGCAAGCCGGGAAGCAAAGGAATAAATACATTTTTTATTCCTGAAAAGAAGTTCAGAGTGGATCTGTCCAACAAATGTAATATGGCACTCTTCAGTCAGAGCGGGGCTCTTGGACTTGTTGAACTGGCACAGCTGCGCCATGCGGTGAGTCCAAAGGTCGTTGTGAGCTATGGAAACCAGTTGGATGTCGGTCCCTGTGACCTGATTGCCTACTGGTCTAAAGATCCTGATATCAGGGTGATGGGTGTATACATCGAAGGATTTGCCGATGGAGACGGACGCCGCTTTTTCGATATCGCCTCTCAGGGTCTGAAAGATCGAAACTTCGCCCCTATTGTAGTGTATAAGGCCGGACGAACCCTTGAGGGAAAAATGGCAACCCAGTCGCATACGGCCAGCATGGCTGGTGAATATGCTGTTGCCAAAGCAGCCATGAAGCAGGCAGGGCTGATTGTTGCGGATACCATGGCCGACCATCTTGGATATATCAAAACCTTCTCTATGCTCACCGACAAAAAAGCCTACGGTATGCGCTGTGCAGTTGTGACCAATGCGGGCTACGAGAAAGCCAATGCCGCTGACAACCTGGGACGCCTTGAGCTGGCGGAACTGGATAAGGAGTGCCAGAACAGACTGAGCGAAATACTCCCTGATTTTGTAACCGTTGAGCCTCTCCTGGATCTGACCCCCATGGTGGGAGACAAGCTCTTTGTTGAGTCCATAGAGACTCTCCTCAACTCGGATACGGTAGACTGTCTTCTTGTGTCAATTGTTCCTCATGCAGGATTCCTCCATACAACAGATGAAGAAATTGAAGCCTATCCCGACCATATTGCCGCAGGAATTGTGGAGCTGAATAAAAGAATGGACAAACCTCTTATTGTTTCACTGACGGCCACATCGGGTCTGGATTCTGAATATAACAGGATGGGACAGATTCTTGAGTCTGGAGGAGTCCCCGTATTTTTATCTGCCGAACAGGCCATGAGAAATCTTGAAGAATTTGTAAGGTATCATAAGATCAGAGAGCAGAACCTGCTGGAAGAGTGGATACGCTAA
- a CDS encoding glycine cleavage system protein R yields the protein MNNNLAVLTAVGQDRIGIVDDLSSEIEKKHGNILESRMSVLGGEFAVIMLVSGEKRAISSLMGDLDQLETKINLRIEIKPTNQPEKDSNGIPYTLTCVSLDSPGIIHSVTRFIRQEGINIENLETETAHAPWTGAPLFRMKANVIVPLSISVQEIRLGLNQLEQEKDLDITFKAVCGTS from the coding sequence ATGAATAATAACCTGGCTGTATTGACTGCCGTTGGACAGGATCGAATTGGAATTGTAGATGATCTGTCTTCAGAGATAGAGAAAAAGCATGGGAATATTCTTGAAAGCAGGATGTCGGTCCTGGGTGGTGAGTTTGCGGTTATAATGCTTGTGTCAGGTGAAAAAAGAGCCATCAGCAGTCTGATGGGCGATCTTGATCAGCTGGAGACGAAAATTAATCTGAGGATTGAAATCAAACCTACAAATCAGCCTGAAAAGGATTCAAACGGAATCCCCTATACTCTGACCTGTGTTTCTCTGGACAGTCCGGGAATTATCCATTCTGTGACCCGTTTTATCAGACAGGAAGGTATAAATATTGAAAACCTGGAAACTGAAACAGCACATGCACCCTGGACGGGGGCGCCACTGTTCAGAATGAAAGCTAATGTTATTGTGCCCCTGTCTATCTCGGTTCAGGAGATCCGTCTCGGTCTGAATCAGCTGGAACAGGAAAAGGATCTGGATATCACATTCAAGGCAGTGTGCGGAACATCCTGA